The genomic region GAGACGGCGACGGCCTCCCTGTCGTTGTCGTCGCTCCGGAGGAGGCGCCGTTCGCCGACGATCCCCGACGACGAACCCTCCGCGGTTACGACGAACGGCATATCGTGGTGCCACTGGCGCACGACGTGCGCGAGGCCATCGAACCGCCGCTCGGCGACCTCCGGCGACTGGGGATCGATAGCGCCCTCGTGCAACACGATCATCGCGTCGCGATCGAACGCGGCCTCGAGGTCCTCCTCGAGCTTCTCGACGGCGTAGTGTGGGAGCGCGAGGAACGCCTCCTCGTTGGCCGAGTCGACGATCCGCCGGATCTCCTTGAGCACGGTCTGGCGGCTCTTGATGACGTTGAACGAGGCCGTCTGCGTCGCGGCCTCGGTGAACCGGCTCTTCAGTCCCGGCTGGAGCGACCGGAGTCGGCTGACGAGCCCCTCGACGGCCCGTTCCGGCGGCACGGCCGCGATCGTCGTCGGCGTCGCGTGGTCTTTCACGATCGCCAGCCCGCGTTCCTCCAAGTCCTCGGCGATCTGGTAGACGTAGCGCTGGGAGACGCCGGAGTCGTCGGCGATCGCGCTCGTCTTCGCCTCGCCGAGCTCGAGCAGCGTCAGGTAGGTGTCGATCTCCTTCTCCGAGAGGCCGAACGCGGCCAGCTGTGATCTGAGTGTCGCCTCTTTCATCTCGTTTCCCGTACCGGGACGGAGGATCTCAGTGGGTTTCAATGTGTGTGGGGTCGGTTCCCTCGAGGGGCTCGCTGGACCAGTACTCGTGGTTCGGCTCGTCCCGGAAGCATTTCGCGCAGTGGTCGCGGTTTGCCGCCGACTCCTCCGAAAGCGCGGGTGTCTCGCCGGTGCAGACCTCCCTGGCCGCCGGACAGCGGGGGTGGAACCGACAGCCCGACGGTGGATTCACCGGATCGGGGATGTCGATCCCCCGGACCGGCGGCTCCTGGGCCTCCCAGCCGTCGGGGTCGACGTCTGCGGTCGCCCACCGCAGCACTTTCGTGTAAGGGTGTTTCGGGTTCTGGAGTACCTCGTCGGCGGGGCCGATCTCGACGATTTCGCCGAGGTACATCACCCCGAGGCGGCCGTCCGCGTTCTCCGCGAGGTAGCGGGCGTTCGAGAGGTCGTGGCTGATGAACAGAAACGAGGTGCCGAACTCCTCCTGGAGTTCGAGCAGCAGGTCCATCGTCTCCACGCGCAGGGAGACGTCGAGCGCGCTGACGGCTTCGTCGGCCAGGATGAGGTCAGGGTTCATCAACAGCGCCCGGACGAGCGCGACGCGTTGCTGTTCGCCGCCCGAGAGCTGGTGAGGGTAGCGACTCGCGTAGTCGCCCGGCGGCTTCATCCCGACCCGTTCGAGCATCCGCAGGACGCGGGCCCGGCGGTCCTCGCTGTCCATGTCGGGTTGCCACCGCGACAGCGGCGTCGTGAGGCTCTTCATCACCGTCCGATTCGGGTTGAGCGAGCCGCCGGGATCCTGGTGGATGATCTGTAGGGACTTGCGGATCCGTTCGTAGGGGATCTCGCCCGCGCCGTCCTTGGCCTCCCAGATATCCTGGCCGCGGTACCGGACGCTGCCGCCCGTCGGGCGCTGGACGCCGATAGCGGTCTTTCCGAGCGTGGTCTTGCCGCAGCCGGATTCGCCGACGAGCGCGACGACGTCGTTTTCGGGGATCTCGAGGGAAACGTCGTCGACGGCCTTGACGCGGTCGGGATCGTTGAACAGCCCCTTGACGAGTCCCTGGTCCTTTTCGAAGTGGACCTCGACGTTCTCGAGGGAAACGACGTGATCGTCGCTCATCGGCTCGCCTCCGTCCCCTCGTCGGCCGTCCGGACCTCGGGATCGAGGTCGACGGCCTCGTCTGCGTCCTCCCAGTGGAAGCAGGTCACCTCGTGGTCGGCCTCGTCGTCGACCGCGTGGAAATGGGGCGTCGTCGCCCGGCACTCCTCGGTCGCGATCGGACACCGCGGCGCGTACGTACACCCCCGTGGGATGTTCACCGGATCGGGCGCCGAGCCCTCAATCGGCTGCATCGTCTCGAGCGGCGCGTCGAGGTTGGGGACCGCCTTGAGGAGCGCCCGCGTGTAGGGGTGGGAGGGGTTCCGGACGACAGCCTCGGTCGGTCCGACCTCGCGGAGGTCGAACGCGTACATCACCGCGAGCCGGTCGGCCAGCCCAGCCACGAGCGGGAGGTCGTGGGTGATGAACACGACCGTCAGGTCGTACTTCTCCTGAAGGTCCGACAGCAGGCTGAGGATCGAC from Halalkalicoccus sp. NIPERK01 harbors:
- a CDS encoding TrmB family transcriptional regulator sugar-binding domain-containing protein — its product is MKEATLRSQLAAFGLSEKEIDTYLTLLELGEAKTSAIADDSGVSQRYVYQIAEDLEERGLAIVKDHATPTTIAAVPPERAVEGLVSRLRSLQPGLKSRFTEAATQTASFNVIKSRQTVLKEIRRIVDSANEEAFLALPHYAVEKLEEDLEAAFDRDAMIVLHEGAIDPQSPEVAERRFDGLAHVVRQWHHDMPFVVTAEGSSSGIVGERRLLRSDDNDREAVAVSESQVVGSMFGAFQGGFWAAGEEVYTGDPASLPATYTMTRPAVLNAVLAQLGGRMLRAEVSGYTTDTEEPRTVTGRIVEIRQGLVEPFTNSFPVENSLTLETDDGERLTVGGAGAFVEDLRANETTLRPVE
- a CDS encoding ABC transporter ATP-binding protein — protein: MSDDHVVSLENVEVHFEKDQGLVKGLFNDPDRVKAVDDVSLEIPENDVVALVGESGCGKTTLGKTAIGVQRPTGGSVRYRGQDIWEAKDGAGEIPYERIRKSLQIIHQDPGGSLNPNRTVMKSLTTPLSRWQPDMDSEDRRARVLRMLERVGMKPPGDYASRYPHQLSGGEQQRVALVRALLMNPDLILADEAVSALDVSLRVETMDLLLELQEEFGTSFLFISHDLSNARYLAENADGRLGVMYLGEIVEIGPADEVLQNPKHPYTKVLRWATADVDPDGWEAQEPPVRGIDIPDPVNPPSGCRFHPRCPAAREVCTGETPALSEESAANRDHCAKCFRDEPNHEYWSSEPLEGTDPTHIETH